DNA from Pirellulales bacterium:
ACGGTGACGCCCTTGCCGGTGAGATAGACGTTTCCCTGGTCGTCGAGCGTCATGCCGTCCGAGCCGAGTTCGCAGAATAGCCGCTTGTTTTGGAGCGAGCCGTCGGGCTGAATGTCGTAAGCGAAGGTCTTGCCGCCGTCGATATCGGAGACGTAGAGTGTCTTGCCGTCCGGCGTGCCGATGATCCCATTGGGCCGGGTCATGTCGCCACTCACGCGAGTCAGCGTCTTGCCGTCCGGCGCGAGATAGTAGGTGGCTTCCTGATCTTGCTCCTTCGGCCCGCGTTTCCAGTAAGGGCGTTTGTAATAGGGATCGGTGAAATAGGCGCCGCCGTCCGGCCGCACCCAGACGTCGTTCGGGCCGTTCAGCAGCTTACCTTGATAGTCCTTCACCATGACTTCATGCTGGGCAGTGGCGATGTCGATCCGCCACAGCTCATTCTTCTCGTCGGCGCAAGCCCAGAGGGCGTTCTTCGCGTCGAAGCAGAGGCCGTTGGAGCGCCCGGCCGGCTTCAGGAATGTAGAGAGTTCGCCATAGATGTTCCATTTCATGATCCGATCGTTCGGCTGGTCGGTGAAATAAACATTGCCCTGGACATCGACCGACGGACCTTCGGTGAATTCGAATCCGCCGGCGAGTTTTTCGAGCTTCGCGCCCGCGGCGAGGATCGGGCTTTCGACGTGCTCCAATTTCTCCGGCAGGTCCCAGAGCTTGAGCGAATCGGCGTGGCTGCCGATCGCTAGGCGCTTGCCATCGGCCGAGAAGGCGATGCCCCAGATAGATGACTTGAGCGTCGAAGTCGCCTGAAACTGCTTCTTTTCGGCTACGTCCCAGAGCTTGACGGTGTGGTCGAGGCTGCCGGTCGCGAGTAGATTGTTGTCAGTCGGAGAAAAGGCCGCCGTGGTGATCCAATCCTTGTGACCCGAAAGCGTGCCTTGGGGTTTGCCGTCCGGGCTCCAGAGACGCACGTCGCGGTCGGCCCCCGCAGTGGCGAGCAGAGTGCCGCCCTTGCGGAAGGCGATGGTCCAGATAGCGTCTTGGTGTCCTTCGAGCTTGGCTTTCTCGGTCCCTTTTTCGAGGTCCCAGATCTTCGCCAGCTTGTCGCCGCCGGCGGTGGCCAGCGTCTTGCCGTCGGGCGAGATGGCCACGGCGTTGACCGGCCCGGCGTGGGCTTGGATCGTTTTCACGTCGCTGCCGGTTGCGACATCCCAAATGATGACCGTCGTGTCCTCGCTGCCGGAGACGAGCGACTTGCCGTCGGGAGTGAACGCCAGCGCCCGGACCCAATGCTTGTGTTTCTTCAACTCAAGCCGCGGCTTTCCATCGGGCATGTCCCAAAGCTTGATCGCCCCGTCATAGCCGGCGGTGGCCATCGTCCGGCCATCCGGAGAAAAGGCGACCGCCCAGACCGTGGTTCCGTGGCCGTCGAGCGATTGCTTCAGCTTGCCGTCGGCCGGATCCCAAATCTTTACGTCGCCGGGTCGATAGAGCAGCGTTTGCCCACCGACGCTCGCTAGCGATCCATCGAGCGGCGAAAAGGCCACGGCCGTGACCCAATTCGTGAACTGCGGCAGGGTAGGCGGCTCGTCGGCAACCGCCATCGCCCGAGTTGAATGCAGGACCACCAAACTCAAGGCCAATCGCGAAAAAGACCATAACATGAACTTGACCTCCGAGCTACGCATTCTCAGGATTCCTCGACAAGGCAGGCTTATAGTATAGCCACACTGAATTTGCGGGGCAGCAGTCGGCGCGACGAACTGCATGAGAACCCCTCACAAAACCGCCTGGGAGAAGGGGACAGTCCCCAGTTTTTGCTCCGCGGACTGCGCAAAAATGGGGACAGTCCCCGGCGGTTTTATGAGGGGTTCTAAAATGATTTGCCAGACTCTTCCCTGCCAATGAGCGGCAAGTTAGACTCGCAGTTGACGTTCCGCGTCGAACGTATGCCGTCCCCCGTTTAATTGGACTCAGGTGTCGAAATGTCTCAGCTCAATATCGCCGACAGAGACGACGTGGTCATGGTCACGTTCACGAACTTCAAGATCCTCGATGAATCGGTGATCCGGAACATCGGCGCCGAGTTCGACAAGCTGACGACCGAGGCCGCGGCGGAGCGCAAGCTGCTCTTGAACTTCGATCGCGTCACGTTCATGTCGTCGGCCATGATCGGCCAGATCATGAAGCTCTACAAGAAGGCCAAGGCCGACGGAATTGCGCTCAAGCTCTGCTGCATCGATCCCACGATCATGGAAGTCTTCAAGATCACCCGGCTGGATAAGCTGTTGGACATTCGCAAGACTGAGGCCGACGCGATCGCGGCCTTCGGCCCGCCGCGCAAAAGCTGGCTTGGGAAATAGCGAGAATCTTGTCGATCGGTTGGCGCTGTCGTCGCGCCAGTCGTACCAGATCGACACGTTGGCGCCTTCCGAAAGCTTAACGAGCCATTGCCGCGGGAGCATTTGCCTTTCCGCGTCTCATCGCGCGCCCGCCAGCCACTCTTGGTTTGCGAGCCGGCCGAATTGCCCCACTCGCCGGAGAGGATCGGGATTTTCTTGCCGGCCGGGGCGTATCTCTCGATCAGTTCACAGTTTTTCCGGAATTCTGCGACACTTGGTGGCGTCTCAACGGCAAGTAATTAACAGAACGTCTGATTGAACAATCGAGACGGCTCCTTGCTGGACGAATACGAACAACTTGCCGTCATTCACGGCCTTTGCCGCGGCAGCCGTGAATCCTGGGCCAAACTGTACGACGCGTACAGCGCGGATGTCTGGCGATATGTTGCGAGGATGCTGGGTCCCGACGCGGGGGCCGTGGCCGATGTCGTGCAAGAGACGTTCATGGAGGCCGCCCGGACGGCGGCCGGTTTCGACGGCAATCGCGGGACCCTTTGGGCCTGGCTGACCGGCATTGCCCACCACCGAGTGGCGGCCTATTGGAGGCAAGCTCAGAGGTCCGCAAACCTGCGGAAGCTGATCGAAGCTAGGGCGCCGGAAATTCAGCGACTCTTCGAGAGCACGGAGTTATCCGAAGCCCCGTGGCAACGCCGAGAACTGGCCGAATTGGTGCGGAGCGTGCTGGCCGAATTGCCGGCGGACTACGCGGCGCTGTTGACCGCCAAATACCTCAATGAGCGAAGCCTCGCGCAAATATCGGAACAATCGGGCGGATCGACCGACGCCGTCAAATCGAAATTGGCTCGAGCCAGACGCGAATTCCGTGCAAAGTTCGAGCGACTGACGAAAGCATCGCCCGTTTGCGCGGAGCCAGAAAATCCCGGAGCCATTCCCCCACTTCCTCCGGTTCGCGAGCGAACCGGCTAACGAGAGCGCTTTGCCGCTTCAACCATTCGCAGTATTCGTTCTTCCATGACCGACGAACAATCCAATGATCGCGACGAGCCGCAGCTTCGTTTGATCCTGCGCGCGCTCGACGCCGACGCGATTCCGCCAGATCAAGCGATGCTCGAATCTCTTCGCGCTCGCACGCAGAAGTTGTTCGACGAAAGCGCCGCCGTGGAGCGAGTCGTCATACCGGAAACCGAACAAGGATTATCCGCCCTAGCGACCCCTAACCGATCGAGACATCGCATGATCGCGCTCGCAGTACGTGGATTCATCGCAGTTGCCGGCCTGGCTGCTGCGGTCGCAGTTTGTTTGAATGTGATTCCACCCGGCCGCCTGAGCGGCGCGATGCGCTTCTCCGGCGTTCTCGAGCGACTGCGCAGCCAGCAGACGCTCGAGCTGCGAGTGACGAAGGAAGGCCGGTCCGCGGAGGTCTGGATTCGGGCGCCGGGATCCGTGCGGTGGGAGGATTCTCCGCAGCGCTACCGCATCGCGACCGGTTCGCGACTTTGGAAAATCGACGAGGTCGCCAATACGGTCTCCACCGGCGATTCCCCCTGGTTCATCGGCCCCAAGCAACAGGTTGATCTGCTGGGATTGCTCGATGTCGGGATCAAGGATTCCACTCCACTCCTGACCGCCCGGCCGGTCGATCGCGCGGAGTACGACGGGCACGATTGCGTTGTCTATCGCGTCGATCTGGCGGCCCAGGAGGGCCGTGTGCAGATCGCCGCTTTTGCTGACGAGCGGTCGAAGCAGTTAGTCGGAATCGTCGCTCAGCCGGCCGGCGCGCCGGCCGCCGGCCCGCCGCTGGCCGAGCTGCGGCTGGTGGCCATGAATGCGCCGGTTGACGAATCGAAATTCGTGGTCGCCAAGTCGCTGACCGACGACGGACGGATTGGCAAGGTGAGCGATGCGCAAGGGGTCGTCGTCGTCCGGCCGGCGCTTTCACAGCGCTGGACTCCGGTTTGCCGCGAGATGCAGCTTCGCGCCGGAGATTGGCTGCGAACCGACATCCGCGGTGCGAACGCCGTCAAGGCCCGACTCTCCTCCGAGGTCGAGCTGACTCTGGGCCCCGGCACGCTCGTCGAGTGCATCTCGCCGGCGCTCGCGCGACTGCACACCGGCGAGGTGCAGGTGAGCCTGCCCAGGCAGGATCACGCCGTGTTCGAGTTGCTCGCTCCTCGCGTGGGGAACCAAAAGTTCACGGATGCCGGCAAATCGCTCTTCCGCATCGATCGCGATGAAAAACTCGTCGTTGTGAAGGAGCGGCCGAAGTGGTTGGCCGGATTTGAAGGCACATCCAGCGACGAATCGCTCGGTTCGTTGATCGTGAATCTGCCGGACGTCGGCAATCAGCCCCTGGCGGTCGGCTATCACAAAGTGAGCGTCGAAATCCGCGACCAGATCGCCCGGACGACCATTGAAGAGTCGTTCGTGAATCACACCCAGGCACGGCTCGAAGGCGTGTTTTATTTCCCCTTGCCGCACGACGCCTCGATCAGCGATTTCGGGATGTGGATCGGCAACAATCTGGTTGAGGCCGACGTCGTCGAAAAGCAGCGGGCGCGCGAAATCTATGAAACTATCCTGCGCGAGCGGCGCGATCCGGGGCTGCTCGAATGGACGGGCGGCAATATCTTCAAGGCCCGCGTGTTTCCCATCGAGGCCCAATCGGAAAAGCGGATCAAGATCGTCTACACCCAGGTGCTGCCGCTGCGCGCGAATCGCTATCGCTACAGCTACGGCCTGCGGAGCGAATTGCTTCGCACCAAACCGCTGCGGGAATTGTCGCTGACGGTGACCGTCAATTCGGCGCTGCCGCTCAAGAGCGTCACTTGCCCGACGCATTCGGCCCGCATCGAACACACGGACCATTCGGCGCAGGTCGCGTTTGTCGCGCAAGAATACATTCCAACTCGCGACTTCGAGGTCGTCTGCGAGATCGATGGCCGGCAGTCGGATGTCGTCGTGGTTCCTCATCGCCGCGGCGACGATGGCTACTTCATGGTGCAGTTGACGCCACCGGCGCCCGAGGGGAACTGGCAGCGCGAACTCGTGGCCGACGGCAAGCCGCTCGAATTGGTGCTGCTCTGCGACACGTCCGCCTCGATGGATAGCGAGAAGCGAAAGCAGCAGGCCGAGTTCGTGGCCACGATTCTTTCGTCGCTAGGCGAAAAGGACCGATTTTGGCTGGCGGCCGCGGATGTCGGGACCGTTTGGGCCTCCATGGAACCGCAGTCGCCAACCGCCGAGAACATCGCCAAGGCACGCGACTTTCTCGACCATCGGTTGTCGCTCGGCTGGACGAACTTGGAGCAGGCATTCGAGGCCGTATTGAAAAAGGCGCCCGCCGGTGCGCAAGTGATTTACATTGGCGATGGGATTGTCACCGCGGGCGAAGCCGATCCCGATAACTTCGTCAAGCGCCTGGGCCAACTGGTGGATCGTTCCCAGCCGGCGTTCGAACAGCCCGGCCGCGTCTTCCACGCGGTCACGGTCGGCAATTCCTTCGAGTCCACCGTGCTCAAGGCTATTGCCGCCGTCGGCGGCGGCTCGGTTCGGAGCATCGGCGGCGAGCAGACGCCGCAGTCCGTCGCGCTCGAATTGCTCAAAGAGATTTCCGAGCCGGGGCTGCGCGATCTGAACGTCGAATTCCGTGGCCTTAAGGTTGCGGCCGTCTATCCCGAGCGGCTTCCCAACTTGGCCGCCGGCACGCAGCAGATTCTCGTCGGGCGTTATCTACCGACCGGCAAAGATCAACAAGGAGAGATTGTCGTCACGGGGCATCGCGGCTCCGAACCGGTGCGCTATGCCGCGAAAGTCGATCTCAAGGAGGCGGAAGCGGGCAACTCCTTCATCCCGCGATTGTGGGCGCGGGCGCATCTCGATCATTTACTGGCCCAGGGGCAAAGTGAGGCCGTGCGCGATCAGATCATCGCGCTTTCCGAAGAGTTCCACATCATGACGCCATACACGTCGCTCCTAGTGCTCGAGACCGACGCCGATCGGGAGCGGTTTGGCGTCAAACGGCGGTTCGCGATGCGCG
Protein-coding regions in this window:
- a CDS encoding SMP-30/gluconolactonase/LRE family protein; this translates as MLWSFSRLALSLVVLHSTRAMAVADEPPTLPQFTNWVTAVAFSPLDGSLASVGGQTLLYRPGDVKIWDPADGKLKQSLDGHGTTVWAVAFSPDGRTMATAGYDGAIKLWDMPDGKPRLELKKHKHWVRALAFTPDGKSLVSGSEDTTVIIWDVATGSDVKTIQAHAGPVNAVAISPDGKTLATAGGDKLAKIWDLEKGTEKAKLEGHQDAIWTIAFRKGGTLLATAGADRDVRLWSPDGKPQGTLSGHKDWITTAAFSPTDNNLLATGSLDHTVKLWDVAEKKQFQATSTLKSSIWGIAFSADGKRLAIGSHADSLKLWDLPEKLEHVESPILAAGAKLEKLAGGFEFTEGPSVDVQGNVYFTDQPNDRIMKWNIYGELSTFLKPAGRSNGLCFDAKNALWACADEKNELWRIDIATAQHEVMVKDYQGKLLNGPNDVWVRPDGGAYFTDPYYKRPYWKRGPKEQDQEATYYLAPDGKTLTRVSGDMTRPNGIIGTPDGKTLYVSDIDGGKTFAYDIQPDGSLQNKRLFCELGSDGMTLDDQGNVYLTGKGVTVFDKSGKQIEHIDVPENWTGNICFGGADMQTLFITASKGLYAFKMKVKGAARQ
- a CDS encoding STAS domain-containing protein; the protein is MSQLNIADRDDVVMVTFTNFKILDESVIRNIGAEFDKLTTEAAAERKLLLNFDRVTFMSSAMIGQIMKLYKKAKADGIALKLCCIDPTIMEVFKITRLDKLLDIRKTEADAIAAFGPPRKSWLGK
- a CDS encoding sigma-70 family RNA polymerase sigma factor, whose protein sequence is MLDEYEQLAVIHGLCRGSRESWAKLYDAYSADVWRYVARMLGPDAGAVADVVQETFMEAARTAAGFDGNRGTLWAWLTGIAHHRVAAYWRQAQRSANLRKLIEARAPEIQRLFESTELSEAPWQRRELAELVRSVLAELPADYAALLTAKYLNERSLAQISEQSGGSTDAVKSKLARARREFRAKFERLTKASPVCAEPENPGAIPPLPPVRERTG